In Bradyrhizobium sp. CCBAU 051011, the following are encoded in one genomic region:
- a CDS encoding IS110 family transposase gives MEHYAGIDVSLECSSVCVVDANGKIVREAKVASEPQALIAWFGSLGFGLERIGLEAGPLSQWLFAAMKIAGLAVELLETRHVRKAFEAMPVKSDRNDARGIAQLMRLGWFRPVHCKSMSAQETRSLLTARKLVQSKLHDVENSLRGILRGFGLKVGKTTGQTFAGRIEELVAGHPHLQTIAKALLAVRTVLRAEFAAFEKQIRRMVRSDMQARLLTSVPAVGPIVALTYASAIDDPARFKSSKQAGAHFGLTPKKHQSGETDYTGRISKIGDASVRTVLYEAANVMLTKPVKGCSQLKSWAMRIKRRAGTNKAKVALARRLAVIMHRMLADGTPFNAAAAAA, from the coding sequence ATGGAGCATTATGCCGGAATCGACGTGTCATTGGAATGCTCGAGCGTGTGCGTTGTCGACGCCAATGGCAAGATCGTGCGCGAGGCCAAGGTGGCGAGCGAGCCGCAAGCCCTAATCGCCTGGTTCGGTTCGCTGGGCTTCGGCCTGGAGCGGATCGGGCTGGAGGCCGGACCATTGTCGCAATGGCTGTTTGCGGCCATGAAGATAGCCGGCCTTGCCGTGGAACTGCTGGAGACGCGGCACGTGCGGAAGGCGTTCGAGGCGATGCCGGTCAAGTCGGATCGCAACGATGCCCGCGGCATCGCGCAACTGATGCGGCTGGGCTGGTTCCGGCCAGTGCATTGCAAATCGATGAGTGCGCAAGAGACCCGATCGCTGCTGACGGCGCGCAAGCTGGTGCAATCGAAGCTTCACGACGTGGAGAACAGTCTGCGCGGGATCCTGCGCGGTTTTGGCCTGAAGGTTGGCAAGACGACCGGGCAGACGTTCGCGGGACGGATCGAGGAGCTCGTGGCGGGCCACCCGCACCTGCAAACGATCGCCAAGGCGCTGCTAGCGGTGCGAACAGTGCTGCGGGCCGAGTTCGCAGCCTTCGAGAAGCAGATCCGCAGGATGGTGCGATCCGACATGCAAGCACGGCTGCTGACGTCAGTCCCGGCGGTCGGCCCAATCGTGGCGCTAACCTATGCCAGCGCGATCGACGATCCAGCCCGGTTCAAATCGTCGAAGCAGGCAGGAGCCCATTTCGGGTTGACCCCGAAGAAGCATCAATCCGGCGAGACCGACTACACCGGCCGGATCAGCAAGATCGGTGATGCTTCGGTGCGCACGGTGCTTTACGAAGCCGCCAACGTCATGCTGACCAAGCCGGTCAAAGGCTGTTCGCAATTGAAGAGCTGGGCCATGCGGATCAAACGGCGCGCCGGCACGAACAAAGCCAAAGTGGCGCTGGCGCGCCGGCTCGCGGTGATCATGCATCGCATGCTCGCCGACGGAACACCCTTTAACGCCGCTGCTGCCGCAGCCTAA
- a CDS encoding cysteine synthase A has product MAFHKDVIEAIGNTPLIKLKHASEATGCTILGKAEFMNPGQSVKDRAGKWMILEAEKRGELKPGGLVVESTAGNTGIGLAVVASARGYRTLILIPETQSQEKKDMLRLCGAELVEVPALPYANPNNYQHVGRRLAAQLRKTEPNGVLFADQWNNLDNAKAHYESTGPEIWEQTGGRIDGFICSVGTGGTLAGVSRYLKEKHLGIVNACADPHGFAMYELFKHGKAKSTPGDSITEGIGLGRVTPVIETAVVDDAFLISDEEAVTVIYDLLEHEGLCLGGSTGINIAGAIRLAKQLGPGKTIVTILADSGNRYQSKLFNPEFMRSKNLPVPAWLEKRTEIDVPFEKA; this is encoded by the coding sequence ATGGCCTTCCACAAAGACGTTATCGAAGCGATCGGCAACACGCCCCTCATCAAGCTGAAGCACGCTTCCGAAGCCACCGGCTGCACTATTCTCGGCAAGGCCGAATTCATGAATCCCGGCCAGTCGGTCAAGGACCGCGCGGGCAAGTGGATGATCCTGGAGGCCGAGAAGCGCGGCGAGCTCAAGCCCGGCGGCCTGGTGGTGGAATCGACCGCCGGCAACACCGGCATCGGTCTCGCCGTGGTCGCCAGCGCGCGCGGTTACCGGACCTTGATCCTGATCCCGGAAACGCAGAGCCAGGAAAAGAAAGACATGCTGCGGCTGTGCGGCGCCGAGCTCGTCGAGGTGCCGGCGCTGCCTTACGCCAATCCGAACAACTATCAGCATGTCGGCCGGCGGCTGGCCGCGCAGCTTCGCAAGACCGAGCCGAACGGCGTGTTGTTCGCCGACCAGTGGAACAATCTCGACAACGCCAAGGCGCACTACGAGTCCACCGGACCGGAGATCTGGGAACAGACCGGCGGCAGGATCGACGGCTTTATCTGCTCGGTCGGCACCGGCGGCACGCTGGCCGGCGTCAGCCGATATCTGAAGGAAAAGCACCTAGGCATCGTCAACGCCTGCGCCGACCCGCATGGCTTTGCGATGTACGAGCTGTTCAAGCACGGCAAGGCCAAATCGACACCGGGCGACTCAATCACCGAAGGAATCGGGCTCGGCCGCGTCACGCCCGTCATCGAGACCGCGGTTGTCGACGACGCTTTCCTCATTTCGGACGAGGAAGCCGTGACGGTGATCTACGACCTGCTCGAGCACGAGGGCCTCTGCCTCGGCGGCTCGACCGGCATCAACATCGCCGGCGCAATCCGGCTCGCCAAGCAGCTCGGCCCCGGCAAGACCATCGTCACCATCCTCGCCGACTCCGGCAACCGTTATCAGTCAAAACTGTTCAATCCGGAGTTCATGCGCTCGAAGAACCTGCCGGTGCCGGCCTGGCTGGAGAAGCGCACTGAGATCGACGTGCCGTTCGAGAAGGCGTGA
- a CDS encoding cyclopropane-fatty-acyl-phospholipid synthase family protein, which translates to MSELISVTSETVDATFPELPRMVRLALGFGSKLQHGTLDVTLADGRMVRLGGNGPGPAAAMKIYDYGFASRLLRGGDIGIAEAYLRGEWDTPDLTQFLYLFCVNQDWMQTMLVANPLARTLQFIRHWLNRNTRRQARRNIYAHYDIGNAFYSAWLDPSMTYSSALFEDDTPDLTAAQHNKYRRLAEAIDLRPGQKLLEIGCGWGGFAEYAARTFGAKVVGLTISKEQRDFAQARIHNAGLSDKVEIKLRDYRDERDRYDRIASIEMIEAVGEQFWPNYFSQLRDRLLPGGLAGIQAITIQDSLFQTYRREVDFIQRYVFPGGMLPSPQILKNLGERFGVPVIRERIFGQDYAKTLAIWRNNFRAAWPNLTPSGFDDRFRRLWEYYLAYCEAGFLSGNIDVRQVVFAKSG; encoded by the coding sequence ATGTCCGAGTTGATTTCGGTCACATCGGAAACCGTAGATGCAACGTTTCCGGAATTGCCCCGCATGGTCCGGCTGGCGCTGGGCTTCGGTTCAAAGCTGCAACACGGCACGCTCGACGTGACGCTGGCCGACGGCCGCATGGTGCGGCTCGGCGGCAACGGGCCGGGTCCGGCCGCGGCGATGAAGATCTACGATTACGGCTTTGCCTCGCGGCTCTTGCGCGGCGGCGACATCGGCATTGCGGAAGCCTATCTGCGCGGCGAATGGGACACGCCCGACCTCACGCAATTCCTCTATCTGTTCTGCGTCAACCAGGACTGGATGCAGACGATGTTGGTCGCCAACCCGCTGGCGCGCACGCTGCAGTTCATTAGGCATTGGCTCAACCGCAATACGCGGCGACAGGCCCGACGCAACATCTATGCGCATTACGACATCGGCAACGCCTTCTACTCGGCGTGGCTCGATCCGAGCATGACCTATTCGTCGGCCTTGTTCGAGGACGACACGCCCGACCTGACGGCCGCGCAACACAACAAGTACCGGCGGCTCGCCGAGGCCATCGATCTGCGGCCGGGCCAGAAGCTGTTGGAGATCGGCTGCGGCTGGGGCGGCTTTGCCGAATACGCCGCCAGGACGTTCGGCGCCAAGGTCGTAGGCCTCACCATCAGCAAGGAGCAGCGCGATTTCGCACAAGCGCGGATTCACAATGCCGGGCTCAGCGACAAGGTCGAGATCAAGCTCAGGGATTATCGCGACGAACGCGACCGCTACGACCGGATCGCCTCGATCGAGATGATCGAGGCGGTCGGCGAACAATTCTGGCCGAACTATTTTTCACAGTTGCGCGACCGCCTGCTGCCCGGAGGACTCGCCGGCATCCAGGCCATCACCATCCAGGACAGCCTGTTCCAGACCTATCGCCGCGAAGTCGACTTCATCCAGCGTTACGTCTTCCCGGGTGGCATGCTGCCCTCGCCGCAGATCCTGAAAAACCTAGGCGAGCGTTTCGGCGTTCCCGTCATCCGCGAGCGCATCTTTGGGCAAGATTATGCCAAGACGCTTGCGATCTGGCGAAACAATTTCCGCGCGGCGTGGCCGAACCTGACGCCATCGGGTTTCGACGATCGCTTCCGGCGGCTCTGGGAATATTACCTCGCATATTGCGAGGCCGGTTTCCTGTCGGGAAATATCGACGTGCGCCAGGTGGTATTTGCGAAATCGGGCTGA
- a CDS encoding DUF1365 family protein has product MLNTKELLRALFALPLVTFKVMAAIHWEALRLWLKGARLVPRQHAAFQNQLGERERQRLYFASVVRPCQRLSRTDRPCEVGANRRSMDRTCPS; this is encoded by the coding sequence ATGCTCAACACCAAAGAGTTGCTGCGTGCGTTGTTCGCTCTGCCGCTCGTCACATTCAAGGTCATGGCGGCGATACACTGGGAGGCGCTGCGGCTCTGGCTCAAGGGCGCGCGGCTGGTCCCGCGGCAGCATGCCGCCTTTCAAAACCAGCTTGGCGAGCGAGAACGGCAACGATTATACTTCGCCAGCGTTGTCCGCCCATGCCAAAGACTGAGCAGGACCGATCGGCCATGCGAAGTCGGGGCAAACCGACGTTCGATGGATCGCACATGTCCGAGTTGA
- a CDS encoding efflux transporter outer membrane subunit encodes MEGWSALVPGGKRLARSLAVLGLVASSAGCILTKDLPDPALDIPDGYKAARLSKAKDAPPTLDWWRGFRSRELTSLMEEAQTVNLDIAAATARFQQADAQARIAGAALLPTLSGSGSESYSRTSGSSASGLSIGGREVVNYSASLSASYELDFWGKNRDAAQAAEEIAIANRFDRDVVALTTLTTVANAYFQVLTAQDRIRTAQRNIASAERILNAIKERFRAGTGTDLDVAQQESVLANQRALVPPLRQTLDQNINALATLVSRPPEAVRVAGGSLNQIAIPRVTPGLPSELLTQRPDIRRQEAQLASATANVGNARAQFFPSIQLTGQGGYQSSALSSLFQPQAAFFSMVGSLTQPIFDGGRILGNFEFTKARQDELLQTYRKTVVQSFADVDNALYSIRQTTEKLRLQREVVAASRRAFELSEQQLRAGTADIVTVLNTQLTLFQAEDALSQAQLARLLAIVSLYQALGGGWEPRMERPVNAL; translated from the coding sequence ATGGAAGGCTGGTCTGCTCTCGTCCCCGGCGGCAAACGGCTGGCGCGATCGCTTGCGGTGCTCGGTCTGGTCGCCAGTTCCGCCGGCTGCATCCTGACCAAGGACCTTCCCGATCCCGCGCTCGACATCCCCGATGGCTACAAGGCGGCCCGGCTATCGAAGGCCAAGGATGCGCCGCCGACGCTCGACTGGTGGCGTGGCTTCCGTTCGCGGGAGCTGACGAGCCTGATGGAGGAGGCGCAGACCGTTAATCTGGACATTGCAGCGGCCACCGCGCGGTTCCAGCAGGCTGATGCGCAGGCGCGGATCGCGGGCGCGGCGCTGTTGCCTACGCTCAGCGGCAGCGGTTCGGAGAGCTATTCGCGCACCTCCGGATCGAGCGCCAGCGGCTTGAGTATTGGCGGTCGCGAGGTGGTCAACTATTCGGCCTCGCTCAGCGCCAGCTATGAGCTGGACTTCTGGGGCAAGAACCGCGACGCCGCACAGGCCGCGGAAGAGATCGCGATCGCCAACCGCTTCGACCGCGACGTCGTTGCGCTGACCACGCTGACGACGGTTGCCAACGCCTATTTCCAGGTGCTGACGGCGCAGGACCGGATTCGCACCGCGCAGCGAAACATCGCCAGCGCCGAGCGCATCCTCAACGCCATCAAGGAGCGCTTCAGAGCCGGGACCGGCACCGACCTCGACGTCGCGCAGCAGGAGAGCGTGCTCGCCAACCAGCGCGCGCTGGTGCCGCCGCTGCGGCAGACGCTCGACCAGAATATCAACGCGCTCGCAACCCTGGTGTCACGGCCGCCGGAAGCCGTGCGCGTTGCCGGCGGATCGCTCAACCAGATCGCCATCCCGCGGGTCACGCCCGGGCTACCGTCGGAGCTGTTGACGCAGCGTCCCGACATCCGGCGTCAGGAAGCCCAGTTGGCTTCTGCGACCGCCAATGTCGGCAATGCCCGCGCGCAGTTCTTTCCAAGCATCCAATTGACCGGGCAGGGCGGCTATCAAAGCTCGGCGCTATCATCGCTGTTTCAGCCGCAAGCCGCGTTCTTCAGCATGGTCGGCAGCCTGACCCAGCCGATCTTCGACGGCGGCCGGATCCTCGGCAATTTCGAGTTCACCAAGGCGCGGCAGGATGAACTGCTGCAGACCTATCGCAAGACCGTGGTGCAGTCCTTTGCCGACGTCGATAACGCCCTTTATTCGATCCGCCAGACCACTGAGAAGCTGCGCCTGCAGAGGGAAGTGGTGGCGGCGTCCCGCCGGGCGTTCGAATTGTCCGAGCAGCAGCTCCGGGCCGGAACCGCCGATATCGTAACTGTGCTAAATACGCAGCTGACATTGTTCCAGGCTGAGGATGCGCTGTCGCAGGCCCAACTGGCCCGGCTGCTCGCGATCGTCAGTCTTTATCAGGCGCTGGGAGGCGGCTGGGAGCCTAGGATGGAAAGGCCGGTCAATGCTCTTTAA
- a CDS encoding efflux RND transporter periplasmic adaptor subunit: protein MLFKPEVDDKAKTAGKRVARGIGRRMVSLTITLLILGGLGYLGWNAFQQKPTGRNGPGARPDLPVPVLATTPRTQDVPVYLDAVGSVRALNTVTVRAQVDGKLIKVNFVEGQDVRQGDVLAEIDPVIYQAQYDQAVAKKAQDEALLANQKLDLARYQQLAASNAGSKQQADTQRAVVAQQEALVQADQAAIDNAKAMLGYTKVIAPLTGRVGLRQVDQGNIIRASDVTGLVIITQLQPIAVQFSLPQQQIVRVNAAAAKGVLAVDVFGNDGVTVVDTGTLKGIDNQVDPTTGTLKLKAEFPNAKFQLWPGQFVNVRLKVETLEKAIVVPTSAVQRGPAGTFSYVIGPGDIATAKAIVVTQQNENDAVIASGLSTSDRVVTTGFANLSDGAKVLIGTDDRAPTADLAPRKRSRSPDAKAGPGKEGGLGKDGEHRGKRERGEGDQKGQTGPARGEPSGGAAKSQP from the coding sequence ATGCTCTTTAAGCCGGAAGTGGACGACAAGGCGAAGACGGCCGGCAAGCGAGTGGCGCGGGGCATTGGCCGTCGGATGGTATCGCTGACGATCACGCTGTTGATCCTTGGCGGGCTCGGCTATCTCGGCTGGAACGCCTTTCAGCAGAAGCCGACGGGGCGCAACGGCCCCGGCGCGCGCCCCGACCTTCCAGTGCCGGTGCTGGCGACGACGCCGCGGACGCAGGATGTCCCGGTCTATCTCGACGCCGTGGGCTCGGTCCGCGCGCTGAACACGGTGACGGTGCGCGCCCAGGTCGACGGCAAGCTGATCAAGGTGAATTTCGTCGAAGGCCAGGACGTCAGGCAAGGCGACGTGCTGGCCGAGATCGACCCCGTGATCTATCAGGCGCAGTACGATCAGGCGGTAGCCAAGAAGGCGCAGGATGAAGCGCTGCTTGCCAACCAGAAGCTCGATCTGGCGCGCTATCAGCAGCTTGCCGCGTCGAATGCCGGCTCCAAGCAGCAAGCCGATACGCAGCGCGCGGTGGTCGCCCAGCAGGAAGCGCTGGTGCAGGCCGACCAGGCTGCAATCGACAATGCCAAGGCGATGCTCGGCTATACCAAGGTCATCGCGCCGCTGACGGGCCGCGTCGGCCTGCGCCAGGTCGACCAGGGCAACATCATCCGTGCTTCTGATGTCACCGGCCTCGTCATCATCACCCAATTGCAGCCGATCGCGGTGCAGTTCAGCCTGCCGCAGCAGCAGATCGTGCGGGTCAATGCCGCTGCGGCCAAGGGCGTGCTGGCGGTGGACGTGTTCGGCAATGACGGCGTGACGGTCGTCGATACAGGTACGCTCAAGGGTATCGACAACCAGGTCGATCCGACCACGGGCACGCTGAAGCTGAAGGCCGAGTTTCCGAACGCCAAATTCCAGCTCTGGCCCGGGCAGTTCGTCAATGTTCGGCTGAAGGTCGAAACGCTGGAGAAGGCGATCGTGGTACCGACCTCGGCGGTGCAGCGCGGTCCCGCCGGCACGTTCAGCTATGTGATCGGACCGGGCGACATTGCGACCGCCAAGGCGATCGTGGTGACGCAGCAGAACGAGAACGACGCGGTGATCGCGAGCGGGCTTTCGACCTCCGACCGCGTGGTAACGACAGGCTTTGCCAACCTGTCCGACGGCGCCAAGGTCCTGATCGGCACCGACGACCGGGCGCCGACCGCCGATCTGGCGCCGCGCAAGCGCAGCCGCAGCCCTGATGCCAAGGCGGGTCCGGGCAAGGAAGGCGGTCTTGGCAAGGACGGCGAGCACCGCGGCAAACGCGAGCGCGGCGAGGGCGACCAGAAGGGACAAACCGGACCAGCGCGAGGCGAGCCATCGGGCGGCGCGGCGAAGTCGCAGCCTTGA
- a CDS encoding efflux RND transporter permease subunit, with protein MSVSEPFIRRPIATSLLGIALMIGGALGYWALPVSALPQVDFPTVQVTTQLPGASPDVVASLITAPLERQLGQIPSLSSMQSTSSYGVSQISLQFDLNRDIDGATQDVQAAINAAAGILPKNLPYPPTYAKVNPADAPVLTLALTSETISLRAMSDIADTILGQRLSQISGVGRVAILGGLKPAVRVQADLARLAAYGISMEDLRNAIAGANVSGPKGSLDGAQQAYTIAANDQIAAAEAYKPIIIAYRNGSPVTIGDVAIIIDGLENDRTGGWYQGTPAVIIDIQRQPGANVIEVVRQIREEIPKVQRAIPAGVNLNIVSDRTVTIRASVRDVQFTLILSVVLVTLVVLLFLRSLRATLIAGVALPLSLITSFGIMYFCGFSLDNLSLMALTIGTGFVVDDAIVMIENIVRHMENGESVMEASLKGASEIGFTVISLTVSLIAVFIPLLFMSGLVGRMFREFALTLTIAVVTSAIVSLTLTPMMCSRLLKHVGEEMTVPGLAAVSRFIDRMVAFYHRTLLWVLQRQRATLMVTFATIIATLLMYVVAPKGFLPLQDTASITAVTEAGPDVSFAEMQSRQAAAAAAIQADPEVVGVVSVIGAGSVNPTTNVGRLVMTLRPRGEREDDISAVVDRLKQRTASIPGMTIYFQPVQDVQISTQSSRSQYQYTLTGTDAAEVSLWSQKLIAEMRRDPLFRDVSSEAQEGGLRAALNIDRQRAGQLGVSIQAVNDTLNDAFAQRQISTIYGQANQYRVVLEAMPMYQRDPSILSKLYLPGAASATVGAPNAQVPLSAVATLTRTTAPLAISHLAQFPAVSLSFNLAPGEALGDAVEAVKKIETRIGMPGSIVGVYAGDAAEFSKSLTGQPWLILAAIVTIYIVLGVLYESYIHPITILSTLPSAGVGAILALMLFGQDLSVIGLIGIILLMGIVKKNAIMMIDFALEAERHQGMSPSEAIVQACLLRFRPIMMTTLAALFGALPLAIESGTGAELRFPLGISIIGGLLLSQLLTLYTTPVIYLALDRINRKIEKAVPDPGPPGPTVAGATEGMQ; from the coding sequence ATGAGCGTCTCCGAACCGTTCATCCGCCGGCCGATCGCAACCTCGCTGTTAGGGATTGCGCTGATGATCGGCGGCGCGCTCGGCTATTGGGCGCTGCCGGTATCGGCGCTGCCGCAAGTCGATTTCCCGACCGTGCAGGTGACGACGCAACTGCCGGGCGCCAGTCCCGATGTGGTCGCGTCCCTGATCACGGCGCCGCTGGAACGCCAGCTTGGGCAGATCCCGTCGCTGTCGTCGATGCAGTCGACCTCTTCGTACGGCGTCAGCCAGATCTCGCTGCAATTCGACCTCAACCGCGACATCGACGGCGCCACCCAGGACGTGCAGGCCGCGATCAACGCCGCCGCCGGAATCCTGCCGAAAAACCTGCCGTATCCGCCGACCTACGCCAAGGTGAACCCGGCCGACGCGCCGGTCCTGACGCTCGCGCTGACGTCGGAGACGATTTCGCTGCGTGCGATGAGCGATATCGCCGACACCATTCTCGGCCAGCGGCTCAGCCAGATTTCCGGCGTCGGGCGCGTCGCCATCCTCGGCGGACTGAAGCCTGCGGTGCGGGTGCAGGCCGATCTGGCGCGGCTCGCCGCCTACGGCATCTCGATGGAGGATCTGCGCAACGCCATCGCGGGCGCCAACGTGTCGGGGCCGAAGGGATCGCTCGACGGCGCGCAGCAGGCCTACACCATCGCCGCCAACGACCAGATCGCGGCGGCGGAGGCCTATAAACCGATCATCATCGCCTATCGTAACGGCTCGCCGGTCACCATCGGCGACGTGGCCATTATCATCGACGGGCTGGAGAACGATCGGACCGGCGGCTGGTACCAGGGCACGCCGGCCGTGATCATCGACATCCAGCGGCAGCCCGGCGCCAACGTGATCGAGGTCGTCAGGCAGATCCGCGAGGAAATCCCCAAGGTACAGCGCGCGATCCCGGCCGGCGTCAATCTGAACATCGTCTCCGACCGGACCGTCACCATTCGCGCGTCCGTCCGCGACGTGCAGTTCACGCTGATCCTTTCCGTGGTGCTGGTGACGCTGGTGGTGCTGTTGTTCCTGCGGTCGCTGCGCGCGACCCTGATCGCGGGCGTGGCGCTGCCGCTGTCGCTGATCACGAGCTTCGGCATCATGTATTTCTGCGGTTTCAGCCTCGACAATCTGTCGCTGATGGCGCTGACGATCGGCACCGGCTTCGTGGTCGACGATGCCATCGTGATGATCGAGAACATTGTCCGCCACATGGAAAACGGCGAGTCCGTGATGGAGGCGTCGCTGAAGGGCGCCAGCGAAATCGGCTTCACCGTGATCTCGCTGACGGTGTCGCTGATCGCGGTCTTCATCCCGCTTCTGTTCATGTCCGGGCTGGTCGGGCGCATGTTCCGCGAGTTTGCGCTGACGCTGACGATCGCGGTCGTGACCTCGGCGATCGTGTCGCTGACGCTGACGCCGATGATGTGTTCGCGGCTCCTGAAGCATGTCGGGGAGGAGATGACGGTGCCAGGCCTTGCCGCCGTCAGCCGCTTCATCGACCGCATGGTCGCCTTCTACCATCGCACGCTGCTGTGGGTGCTGCAGCGCCAGCGCGCGACGCTGATGGTGACCTTTGCCACCATTATCGCGACGCTTCTGATGTATGTGGTCGCGCCGAAGGGCTTCCTGCCGCTGCAGGACACCGCGTCGATTACCGCGGTGACCGAGGCCGGCCCCGATGTTTCCTTTGCCGAGATGCAGAGCCGTCAGGCGGCGGCTGCCGCCGCGATCCAGGCAGATCCGGAGGTGGTCGGCGTGGTTTCCGTCATCGGCGCAGGGTCCGTCAACCCGACCACCAATGTCGGGCGGCTGGTGATGACGCTGAGGCCGCGCGGCGAGCGGGAGGATGACATTTCGGCCGTGGTCGACCGGCTGAAGCAGCGAACCGCCTCGATCCCCGGCATGACGATCTACTTCCAGCCGGTGCAGGACGTGCAGATCTCGACCCAGTCGAGCCGCTCGCAGTACCAGTACACGCTGACCGGCACCGATGCGGCGGAAGTGTCGCTGTGGTCGCAGAAGCTCATTGCCGAAATGCGCAGGGACCCTCTGTTCCGCGACGTCTCCTCGGAAGCGCAGGAAGGCGGCCTGCGCGCCGCGCTCAACATCGATCGTCAACGCGCCGGCCAGCTCGGCGTCAGCATCCAGGCGGTCAACGACACCCTCAACGACGCCTTCGCGCAGCGGCAGATTTCGACGATTTACGGCCAGGCCAACCAGTACCGCGTGGTGCTGGAGGCGATGCCGATGTACCAGCGCGATCCCTCGATCCTCTCGAAGCTTTATCTGCCGGGGGCCGCGAGTGCCACCGTCGGCGCGCCCAACGCCCAGGTGCCGCTGTCGGCGGTAGCGACGCTGACTCGCACCACGGCGCCGCTGGCGATTTCGCATCTGGCGCAGTTTCCGGCCGTCTCGCTCAGCTTCAACCTTGCACCCGGCGAGGCGCTTGGCGATGCCGTCGAGGCGGTCAAGAAGATCGAGACCAGGATCGGCATGCCCGGCAGCATCGTCGGCGTCTATGCAGGCGATGCGGCCGAATTCTCCAAGTCGCTGACCGGCCAGCCCTGGCTCATCCTGGCGGCAATCGTCACCATCTACATCGTGCTGGGCGTGCTCTACGAGAGCTACATCCACCCGATCACCATTCTCTCGACGCTGCCCTCTGCAGGCGTCGGCGCCATTCTGGCGCTGATGCTGTTCGGGCAGGACCTGTCGGTGATCGGCCTGATCGGCATCATTCTGTTGATGGGCATCGTCAAGAAGAACGCGATCATGATGATCGACTTCGCGCTGGAGGCGGAGCGGCATCAGGGCATGTCGCCTTCCGAGGCGATCGTGCAGGCCTGCCTGTTGCGCTTCCGCCCGATCATGATGACGACGCTGGCCGCGTTGTTCGGCGCATTGCCGCTGGCGATCGAGAGCGGCACCGGCGCCGAATTGCGCTTTCCGCTCGGCATCTCCATCATCGGCGGTCTGCTGCTGAGCCAGTTGCTGACGCTCTATACGACGCCGGTGATCTATCTGGCGCTCGACCGGATCAATCGCAAAATCGAGAAGGCCGTGCCGGACCCAGGGCCGCCCGGACCCACGGTCGCCGGCGCCACCGAGGGGATGCAATAG